Within the Thermoanaerobaculales bacterium genome, the region GAGCTGTCCTACTTCGGGTTCGTGGTGCGGCCGTCGGCGGTCGAGAACGGCCAGACACAGCTCACGTCGCACCTCGAGCTGCGCCGCGGGGGCACCCGGCTGGGGCGGCCCCTCGAGCTGCCGCTGAGCGCGATCCAGGTGAGCAGCGACCTGTTCGTCTACGCCAGCTCGGTCAACCTGGGGGCGCTGCCGGAGACCGGCGACTACACGCTCACCTTCCAGATCTCCGGCCCGTCGGGCGAGCCCACCGTCACCCGCGAGGTGCAGCTCAACGTCACGGAGTGACGGCCGGCGGCCGCGGCGCGCGAGCTGGAGGCGCAAGGGAACGGGGGCCGCTGTCGTCCCTGGCGATGCGCTCGTAGCCGCCGCTGCCGGGCGGCGAAATCAGCGTTGCGGCTTCTCGCGCGCGGCCTGGTCAGCGCCGTCGGGTGCGCCCTCCTGGGTGCTGCCGCATCCCCGGCCGCCGGCCGGGGGGTTCGGCATCGCTCACGTGGGCACGCCGAGCCTGGGCAGGATGAAGTACTGGAGCGCCAGGTAGCCGGCGACAAACAGCAGGATCACGACCAGGTTGCCCATCAGACGATTTCCTCGACGCCCCACTGGATCATCCTCATGTCCTTGGCGCAGGCCTCACAGTAGCTGCAGATCATCTCCTTGAGCTCCGCCACCCGTTGCTCGTCGAGCACCGTGAAGAAGATCGACGAGGTCCTCGGGTTCGCGGCAGAGCCCATCCGGACGCCGGACCGGCCGGCGCCGTGCGCGTTCGGGATCTCGCTGTAGGCGACGATGTCGCTGCGGTGCAGGAGCGCCGCGAGCTCCTCGCGGCAGTCGGTGTCGACGATGATCATCAAGAGCTTCATTCCACCTCCCAGCCGCCCTTCTCTGTCGCCCCGCGAGCGGCAGGCGCTCGCGGGGCGAGAGAGAAAAGGACGAAGACGCAACTAGTTTTCCTTCAGGCCGAGCTTGCGGAAGATCACCATCGCCGGGCACCACTTGGTGAACGCCGACTGCAGCAGGTTGAGCCCGACGAAGGCGGTGAACAGGTACCAGTAGGGGCTGACCCAGTGGCCGAGGGCCAGCGTCAGCAGGATCACGACTCCGGCCATCGCGCGCAGCGCTTCATTGACGGTCATCTCAAACCTCCGTGTTCCGTTCGTTCCCGTCCCCGTTCCCGTTCCCGATCCATCGCGTCGGGCTCGGGCGCGGGCGCGGAAGCGGGTTTGCTGATCATTCGGGTGCCTTCGCCGAGTGGGCGCTGGCGGTCTTCAGGTACATGTAGTAGAGCACCGGGATCACGATCAGGGTCAGCGCGGTCGACACCACCACCCCGGAGATCAGCGACACCGCCAGGCCCTGGAAGATCGGGTCGAGGAAGATCACCGCGCCACCGACCACCAGCGCGGCGGCGGTCAGGACGATCGGCCGGAAGCGGACCGCGCCGGCCTTGACGACCGCCGCCTCCAGCGGCTCGCCGGCCGCCAGCTCGAGGTTGACGAAGTCCACGAGCAGGATCGAGTTGCGGACGATGACGCCGGCCAGGGCGATGAAGCCGATCATCGAGGTCGCGGTGAAGAACACCCCGAGCGCGCCGTGGGCTGGCAGGATGCCGATCAGGGTGAGCGGGATCGGCGCCATGATGATGAACGGGGTCACGAACGAGCCGAACCAGCCGACCACCAGGACGTAGATCAGGACCATCACGGCGGCGAAGGCGATCCCCATGTCCCGGAACACCTCGTAGGTGATCTGCCACTCGCCGTCCCACTTCATCATGTAGCGGCTGCGGTCCTCGGGCATGTGGGTCGAGATGATCGGCAGCTTCTCGCCGAGCGGGGTGACGATCTCGCCGAGCCGGTCCTGCATGTTGAGGATCGCGTAGACCGGCGCCTCGGCGCCGCCCGAGACCTCGGCGATGACGTAGGTGACCGGCTGCAGGTTCTTGTGGTAGCGGAAGCGCTCGCGGGCGCCGTCGGCCACCCGGACCAGCTCGGACAGCGGCACCAGCCGGCCGTCCGCCCCGTGGACCGTCAGCTGCAGCAGCTCGTCGACGTGCGAGCGCTGGGCGCGGTCGAGGCGAAGGACGATCGGCACCGGCTCGCGGGCGGTCGGGACGTGGGACAGCCCGGCATCGGCGCCGGCCAGCGCGACCCGCAGCGTGCGCACCACCTGCTCGGGGGTGACGCCGGCGCGGATCGCCTTCTCGCGATCGACCTGCACCTCCCAGCGCTGCGCCGGCTCCTCCACCCACCAGTCGACGTCGACCACGCCGTCGGTCTCCTCGAAGACCCGCTTGACCTGCTCGGCGATCGCGAGCCGGCCCTTCAGGGTCGGGCCGTAGACCTCGGCCACCATGGTCGAGAGCACCGGCGGGCCGGGGGGCACCTCGGTGACCTTGACGTTGACGCCGAGGCGCTGGCCGATCGGGGCCACCTGCTCGCGGATCTGCCGGGCGAGGTCGTGAGAGTCGCTCGACCGGCTGTGCTTCTCGACCAGGTTGACCTGGATGTCGGCCTCGTGGCTGCCCGAGCGCAGGAAGTAGTGCCGCACCAGCCCGTTGAAGTTGAAGGGGGCGGAGGTCCCGACGTAGACCTGGAAGTCGCTCACCTCGGGCAGCTCGCGGAACAGCGCGGCGATCTCGCGCGCCGCGGCGTTGGTCTGCTCGAGCGTGAAGCCCTCGGGGGCGTCGATGACGATCTGCAGCTCCGACTTGTTGTCGAAGGGCAGCATCTTGACGAGGGCGAACTTGGCCGCCACCGTGGCCATCGCCGCGAGCAGCAGCACGACCACTCCGGCCAGGGTCCCCCAGCGCAGGGCCCGGGACCGGATCAGCGGCTTCATGATGCCGGCGTAGATCCGCTCGGTGCGGGTCTCGCCCGCGGTCTGCTGGTCCGGCCCCGCGCCCGACGCGCCCTCCTCCAGCTCATGGAGCGCCTTCCTGCGGAACAGCTTGTAGGTGAGCCAGGGCGAGATCACGAAGGCGACGAGCAGCGAGAACAGCATCGCGGCCGAGGCGTTGATCGGGATCGGCCGCATGTAGGGCCCCATCAGCCCGCTCACGAAGGCGAGCGGCAGCAGCGCCGCGATCACCGTGAAGGTGGCGAGGATGGTCGGGTTGCCGACCTCGTCGACCGCGTAGATCGTCGCCAGCCTGGGATGGGCCCAGCGCAGCTCGTAGTGGCGGTGGATGTTCTCGACCACCACGATCGCGTCGTCGACCAGGATGCCGATCGAAAAAATGAGGGCGAACAGCGTCACCCGGTTCAAGGTGTAGCCGAAGAAGTAGGAGGCGGCGATGGTCAGCGCCAGCGTCACCGGGACCGCCACCGCCACCACGACCGCCTCGCGGCGGCCGAGCGCGAAGCCCATGAAGATCACGACCGCCAGGGTCGCGATCAGCATGTGGTCGATGAGCTCGGTCGACTTCTCGTTCGCGGTCAGCCCGTAGTCGCGGGTCTTGGTGACCCGGATGTCGGACGGGATGAGCTTGCCGCGAAGGTCGGCGAGCAGGGCGTCGAGGTCGTCGACGAGCTCGACCGCGTTGGTGCCGGGCTTCTTGGCCACGGCCAGGGTCACGGCGGGCGCGTCGAGCCCGGCGCGATCGATGCCCTTCTCCCCGGCGCCGGGACCGCTGCCCATCCAGACGTAGCTCGAGGGCTCCTCGGCGCCCTGGTACACCTCGGCGACGTCCTTGAGGTAGACCGGGCGGCCGCCGTAGACGCCCACGATGACATCGCCGATCTCGTCGGCGCCGTGCAGGAACTGCCCGACGTCGACCAGGATGGCGCGGTTCGCGGTGGTGGCGACCCCGGCCGGGAGCCGCCAGTTGACCCCCTCGAGCGCCTTGAAGGCCTGGAGGATCGAGACGTTGAAGCTGGCGAGCCGCTCGCGGTCGAAGTCGACCCTCACCACCGAGCGCTGACCGCCGAGCACCGTGACCTGGGCGACGCGAGGGTGCCGGGTGAGCTCGACCTTGATCTCGTCCGCCACCTTGCGCAGCTCGGTGGTGTCGGCGCGCTCGCTCCACAGGGTGAAGGCGGCCACCGGGACGTCGTCGATGGTGCGCGGCTTGACCGCGGGCGGGGTCATGCCGGGCGGCATGCCGTCCATCGCAGCCGCGAGCTTGCTGTGGACCCGGACCGCCGCCTGGTCGGGATCGGTCCCCACCAGGAAGCGCACGATGATCAGCGTGCCGGACGGCTGGGTGATGGAGTAGATGTACTCCACGTTGTCGATCTCGTAGAGCAGCTTCTCGAGCGGGGTGGCCACCCGGTGCTCGACCTCCTCGGCAGTCGCCCCGGGGTAGCCGACCATGACATCGATCATCGGGACCTTGATCTGGGGCTCCTCCTCGCGCGGGGTGACGAGCACCGCGAAGGCGCCCAGCAGGAGCGAGAAGACCACGATCAGCGGCGTCAGCTTGGACTCGAGGAAGGCCTTGGCGATCGATCCGGAGGCCCCCAGCGGGCGATTCGTCATCTTGATCCGGAGGGCCTCGCGGCGCGCCTGCTCGATCTCCTCCGGGCTCGGCCGACGATGGTGCTCGCCGGGCGCCGGGGGGTGGACGTCCCGCGGCGTCTGGTCGTTCATCGCGCCACCTCCAGCGGCGTGCCGTCCGCGACGGGGCCCGGTGCGTCGGTGGCCACGACCTCGCCCTCGTCGAGGCCCGACAGGACCTCGACCCGCCCGTCGGAGAGCGGCCTGCCGGTGGTCACCGCGCGCGTCCGCGCCGAGCCGTCCGCGGCGCGGACCACCGCCAGCTCGAGGCCGCCGCGCCGGTGGATGGTCGAGCCGGGAACCACCAGGCGGGGCTCCTCGTCGCCGGCGATCTCGGCGCGTCCGGACATGCCGGTGGGGAGCACCGCGCCGGGCAGGCCGACCTTGACCGTGAAGCTGTGGGTCGCAGGGTCCGCGGACGGCACGATCTCCTCCACCGGCCCCTCGATCGGGCCGAGGTCAGGGCGCGCGTCGATCGTCACCCGGAGCAGCTGGCCGGGCACGACCCGGCCGATGTCCGCCTCGCGCACCACCAGGTGGATCTGCTGTCCGGAGGTGGACTCCACCTGCACCAGCGGCCGCCCGGGCGCCGCCAGGTCGCCGAGGTCGACCAGCGTGTCGACGACCCGGCCGGCGAAGGGAGCGCGCACCACCGACTCGTCCGCGACCGACGCGGCGGCCTGAACCGCCCCCTCGGCCTGGACGACCGCTCCCTGGGCGCGCTCGAAGTCCATGCGGGCCATGTCGAGCTCGAGGTCGGAGGCGGCGCGGTCCGCGTGCAGAGCCTCGAACCTGCGGTGGTTGCGCTCGGCGAGCGACAAGGCGGCCCGGGCCTGGGCGAGGGCGCCGGTGGCCTGGGCGAGCTGGCCGTCGCTGGCCGCCGGCTGGATCTGCAGGAGCTTCTGGCCCTGGCTGACCGGGGAGCCAGCCTCGACCCAGATCGCGGTCACCGGGCCCATCACCCGGCTCGAGACAAGGGCCTGGCGGCCGGCCTGCACGGTGCCGCGCACCTCGATCGGCTGGCTCGCGGTGATCCGCTCGACGACCGCGGTGCGCACGGTGACGGGCTCGTGGGACGGCATGGCCGGGTCGGCGTGGTGCCGGCCGCAGCCGGAGGCCGCGGTCAGCGCCGCGATGGCGAGTGCGGCTGTCGGGATGCGTCGTGGGAACTTCATCGGGACTCCTCCATGATCTGGGTCAGGTTGCCGCCGGACACGAACAGCAGGCGATAGCCGCCCAGGGACACGTCGTACCTCGCCACCAGCTCGCGCAGCTCCGCTTCGCGGACCGCGGTCTCGGCGTCGAGGAGGTCGATCATCTTGTCGAGGCCCTGGGCGAAACGGTGCTCGCGGACCCGGAGCGCCTCGCGGGCGGCCTCGAGCGAGTCGGAGGCGGTGGCATGGCGCGCCCGGGCGGTGTGGAGGTCGTGCCACGCCTGCTGGACCTCGAGCTGCACCCCCTCCTCGAAGCGGCGGACATCGAATCCCCAGGCCGCCGCGTCGAGCTGGGCGGCCTCCCGCCTGGCGGCCTCGGTCCCGCCGCTGTAGAGGTCGATCCGGGCGAACGCCATCACCGAGCCGGAGCCGCCGTGGCTGCCGAAGATGGTGTCGTCGTAGAGGTCGTAGCGCGCGCTGGCCGCGATCTCGGGCAGGTACCAGGGCTTGGCCGTCTTCTCCTCGAGCCGTCCGGCCTCGAGCTCGCGGCGCGCCGCCGCGAGGTCGCGCCGGCTGGCGACCGCCGCCGCTCTCCAGTCGTCGAGCTCGCCGGGTGTGGCCGGCGGGGGCGGCAGCGGTGTCAGCTCGCGCGGGATGCTCTGATCGGCGCCCATGACGAAGTTGAGGGCAGCCTCGGCGAGGCGGGCGCCATTGTCCGCCTGGGCGAGCAGCTCGTCCATCTCGGCCAGAAAGACCTTCGCCTTCAGCACCTCGGCCTGGAGAATCAGGCCCTGCCCGGCGTACGAGCCGGCGAGCTCGGCGTGCCTGGCGGTGGTGGAGCGGGCCTTGGACATCAGACCGACCTGCTCGCGCGCCTTGGCGAGGTTGGCGTAGGCGGTGATGGTGTCGAAGGCCGCCTGTTCCCGGGAGTGGTGCCAGCGCAGCTCCTCGGCGGTGGCCATGTGGCCGGCCTGGTCGATGCGAGCGCCGAGCTGGCCACCGGTGTAGATCGGGAGCATCAGCTCGAGCCGGGTCATGAACGTGGACAGGAAGTCGGGGGTGTTGGGGTCGGTCGAGACGAACTCGTCGAAGCTGAACCGCTCCTGGTTCAGCTGGAAGGCGAAGACCTCGGCCGGGTTGTCGGTGTAGCTGTAGATCTCGCTGAGGTCGAGCTGGGGAAGGCGGTGGCCTTCGGCCTGGCGCGCGCGCGCGGCCGCCGCCTGGGCGCGCACGGCCGCGGCCTGGACGGCGGGGCTGCTGTCGAGGGCTGCTTGCACCGCCTCAGCCACGGAGAGCTCTCCGGCCGCGGCGGCGGAGGTGGCGATGATCGGAAGCAGGATCGCGGGCAGGAAGCGTCGCATGGTCGGCCTCCATATCTCCAAATAACGATTTAAGCATAATCGAAAACAGTAGATCATGTCAACCCCCCGAACGCAGGGCAACCGGCACGTGGCGGCCGCCTGCGATCGCACGATCGAGAGGATCAGCGGGGATCTTACAGCAATCCTGGGTGATTCAGCGCGATCAGCTGTCGGCGGCAGGTCGCGACGCCGCCGCATCCAGGGCCTCCGGGGAGTACTCCTCGAGGCACAGCCGCGCCGTCGTGCCCTGGCTGTCGCCCGCACTTTCGAGCTCGAGCGTGCCGCCCATCATCTCGGCGAGCCGGCGCGAGATGGTCAGGCCCAGGCCGGTGCCGCCGTGACGCCGCGTCGTCGACCCGTCCACCTGGTAGAAGGAGTCGAAGACGGCCTCGAGCTCGCCCTCCGGGATGCCGCAGCCGGTGTCGCGCACCGAGAAGGCGATCCGCCCGTCGACCGCCGCGCACCCGACCTCGATCGAGCCGCCGCGCGGGGTGAACTTCATGGCATTGGAGAGCAGGTTGGTGAGGATCTGCACGGTGCGGTCGGGATCGGCCCACAGCACGGCCGCCTCGGGGGGGGGCAGGACGGTGAAGCTCAGCCCCTGGCCCTTCATCTGGTGGCGGAACAGCGCCTCCACATCCTCGAGCACCCGGCGCGCCGGGACGGGCGCGTGATGGACCTCGAGCCGTCCCGCCTCGATCTTGGCGAGATCGAGCACGTCGTTGATGATGGTCAGCAGCTTCTCGGCTGACTGGTGGGCGATCCGCAGGAAATTGAGCTGCTTGGCCGGGTCCTCGACGGCTCCATCGAGCACCAGCTGCAGGAAGCCGAGGATGGCGGTCAGGGGCGTCCTCAGCTCGTGCGAGGTGTTGGCCAGGAACTCCGACTTGAGGCGCGAGGCCTCCATCGCCACCGCGCGCTGGTCGTCGAGCTCGCGGACCAGCTGGGACACGAACACCGCCCCGCCGAGCAGGAACCCGACCTGGGTCAGCAGCTCGATCTCGGCGGTGTCGAGCTCGGGCTCCGAGTTGGTGGTCGCGGCGACCACACCGACGACCCGGCCCGCCGACAGCAGTGGGAGATACAGCACGTGGCTGATCCCGTGCTCATCCTGGACCTTCGCGGCCAGGTCGGCGGGAGCGACGGAGCTGATCGCAGCCGCTCGCGGCATGCCGTCGCGGAAGGCCAGGCGGCAGGGGTGCCCGGTGCCGATCGAGGCCGCACTGAGCCTGCGCAGGGTGTCGATCCCGGGACCGGCGGCCGCCTCGACCGCGAAGTGCGTGCCGTCCGGACGGGGCCGGTACAGCAGCAGCGAGGTGATCGGGTAAACCTCCTGCCCGAGGTCGAGGAAGCGCTCGAGGATGCGCTGGTTCTCGGTCTCCCCGGCGACGGTCTGCGCGACGTTGGAGAGGAACGCCATCCGGGTCTCCCGCGCCTCGGCGATCCGGCGGGCCAGGAAGAGGTCACTGACATCCGTCGCCACCAGCTCGACGAGGGTCTCGCCGGACACCGGATCGGCGACCGGGATGAGCTGGGTGTTGAGCCAGTGCACCTCCCCGCCGGCATCGGCAACCCGGACCACCGCCTCCCAGCCGCCCGTGCCGCGGTCGATGGTGACCGGTACTGCGGCCCTGAGCCGGCCGCGGTCCGGCGGCGGGAACCGCTCCAGCCACTCGAGATCGGGATCGCCGACCGTGATTCCGCGGGTGACTCCGAGCAGTGCGCTCGCGCTGCGGTTGGCGTAGCGCACCCGCAGCTGGCGGTCCAGTGACAGGACCACGACCGGCAGCCCGTCGAGCATCACCTCGGTGCTCTGGCGGTGGCGGTTGAGGCGGTCCGAGAGGGTCGTTTGCGCGCGGATCAGGGCGGCGTTCTCGCGCATCGCCCCGATCAGCGGGATCACCATGCCGACGGCGATCAGGAGATGGCCCCACAGCAGGGGCTCGTCGAACGGGGCCGCCGAACGGGCGATGTTGATGTCGGCGAACGCGACCAGCACGAATGCGGAGCCGAGCCAGAGCTCCCGCCACTCCGGCCACCGGCCCGGCAGGAGCAGGCGGACCGCGACCAGCAGGAACCCGATTGCCAGCGCGAGCACGATCGGCTGCACGCCCCCGATCAGGCCGCGGCCGAGGAGCCACCACGCCGACACCGCGACGATCGCCGGCAGGGCCAGCATCCGGACGGCGTGGAGCGCGCGTCGGGAGCGGGTCCCTTCCTGGAACGCCCAGGCTGCGAGGCCGAGGGTGAGCGCCTGGGTCAGGGACCACGCCCAGGTGTCGATGGCGTGCAGGGTGGCGGGGGAGACTCGAACCGTGTCGAGAGCCAGCCGGAGTGCGAAGTACGCGACGATCGGCAGGAAGAGGTTGCGGACCCGGCGGTCGACCGGATCGCCGAGCGACCTCCAGCGGGTGTTGAAGAACCACGCCGCCTGGGCCGCCAGGTAGAGCACCACGCCCGACAGCAGCACGAAGTCGTTGCGGTCGCCAGGCCACTCGATCGCCCGCTGCAGGATGAGAGCGCCGGCGACCGCGACAACCACGGTGGCGAGGGCGACAACGCGGGACGCCATTCCCGGCCCTTGGAGGTATCCCGGATCCGATTGCCGGTCGCTCACCCCTGGAGTATATCGGCGGCCGCCGCAATCCACACGGTGCGAGGGCGCGGCGTGGATCGCGGAGATCGGCGGCCGCCGGACCGCCGTCCGTGGGCCTGGCACCGTGCTAGGCTTTGTGGTGCGACGCGCGAATGGCGCCCACCGCGGCGCGCGACGCGAGTGAAGAGGAAAGTCGTGGGCTCGACGGCCCCCCACAAAGGAGAGCTCCATGAAACGTCAGCTCGTGCTCGCAGGCCTGATAC harbors:
- a CDS encoding DUF2892 domain-containing protein — its product is MTVNEALRAMAGVVILLTLALGHWVSPYWYLFTAFVGLNLLQSAFTKWCPAMVIFRKLGLKEN
- a CDS encoding efflux RND transporter permease subunit; the protein is MNDQTPRDVHPPAPGEHHRRPSPEEIEQARREALRIKMTNRPLGASGSIAKAFLESKLTPLIVVFSLLLGAFAVLVTPREEEPQIKVPMIDVMVGYPGATAEEVEHRVATPLEKLLYEIDNVEYIYSITQPSGTLIIVRFLVGTDPDQAAVRVHSKLAAAMDGMPPGMTPPAVKPRTIDDVPVAAFTLWSERADTTELRKVADEIKVELTRHPRVAQVTVLGGQRSVVRVDFDRERLASFNVSILQAFKALEGVNWRLPAGVATTANRAILVDVGQFLHGADEIGDVIVGVYGGRPVYLKDVAEVYQGAEEPSSYVWMGSGPGAGEKGIDRAGLDAPAVTLAVAKKPGTNAVELVDDLDALLADLRGKLIPSDIRVTKTRDYGLTANEKSTELIDHMLIATLAVVIFMGFALGRREAVVVAVAVPVTLALTIAASYFFGYTLNRVTLFALIFSIGILVDDAIVVVENIHRHYELRWAHPRLATIYAVDEVGNPTILATFTVIAALLPLAFVSGLMGPYMRPIPINASAAMLFSLLVAFVISPWLTYKLFRRKALHELEEGASGAGPDQQTAGETRTERIYAGIMKPLIRSRALRWGTLAGVVVLLLAAMATVAAKFALVKMLPFDNKSELQIVIDAPEGFTLEQTNAAAREIAALFRELPEVSDFQVYVGTSAPFNFNGLVRHYFLRSGSHEADIQVNLVEKHSRSSDSHDLARQIREQVAPIGQRLGVNVKVTEVPPGPPVLSTMVAEVYGPTLKGRLAIAEQVKRVFEETDGVVDVDWWVEEPAQRWEVQVDREKAIRAGVTPEQVVRTLRVALAGADAGLSHVPTAREPVPIVLRLDRAQRSHVDELLQLTVHGADGRLVPLSELVRVADGARERFRYHKNLQPVTYVIAEVSGGAEAPVYAILNMQDRLGEIVTPLGEKLPIISTHMPEDRSRYMMKWDGEWQITYEVFRDMGIAFAAVMVLIYVLVVGWFGSFVTPFIIMAPIPLTLIGILPAHGALGVFFTATSMIGFIALAGVIVRNSILLVDFVNLELAAGEPLEAAVVKAGAVRFRPIVLTAAALVVGGAVIFLDPIFQGLAVSLISGVVVSTALTLIVIPVLYYMYLKTASAHSAKAPE
- a CDS encoding efflux RND transporter periplasmic adaptor subunit; protein product: MKFPRRIPTAALAIAALTAASGCGRHHADPAMPSHEPVTVRTAVVERITASQPIEVRGTVQAGRQALVSSRVMGPVTAIWVEAGSPVSQGQKLLQIQPAASDGQLAQATGALAQARAALSLAERNHRRFEALHADRAASDLELDMARMDFERAQGAVVQAEGAVQAAASVADESVVRAPFAGRVVDTLVDLGDLAAPGRPLVQVESTSGQQIHLVVREADIGRVVPGQLLRVTIDARPDLGPIEGPVEEIVPSADPATHSFTVKVGLPGAVLPTGMSGRAEIAGDEEPRLVVPGSTIHRRGGLELAVVRAADGSARTRAVTTGRPLSDGRVEVLSGLDEGEVVATDAPGPVADGTPLEVAR
- a CDS encoding TolC family protein gives rise to the protein MRRFLPAILLPIIATSAAAAGELSVAEAVQAALDSSPAVQAAAVRAQAAAARARQAEGHRLPQLDLSEIYSYTDNPAEVFAFQLNQERFSFDEFVSTDPNTPDFLSTFMTRLELMLPIYTGGQLGARIDQAGHMATAEELRWHHSREQAAFDTITAYANLAKAREQVGLMSKARSTTARHAELAGSYAGQGLILQAEVLKAKVFLAEMDELLAQADNGARLAEAALNFVMGADQSIPRELTPLPPPPATPGELDDWRAAAVASRRDLAAARRELEAGRLEEKTAKPWYLPEIAASARYDLYDDTIFGSHGGSGSVMAFARIDLYSGGTEAARREAAQLDAAAWGFDVRRFEEGVQLEVQQAWHDLHTARARHATASDSLEAAREALRVREHRFAQGLDKMIDLLDAETAVREAELRELVARYDVSLGGYRLLFVSGGNLTQIMEESR
- a CDS encoding ATP-binding protein — its product is MSDRQSDPGYLQGPGMASRVVALATVVVAVAGALILQRAIEWPGDRNDFVLLSGVVLYLAAQAAWFFNTRWRSLGDPVDRRVRNLFLPIVAYFALRLALDTVRVSPATLHAIDTWAWSLTQALTLGLAAWAFQEGTRSRRALHAVRMLALPAIVAVSAWWLLGRGLIGGVQPIVLALAIGFLLVAVRLLLPGRWPEWRELWLGSAFVLVAFADINIARSAAPFDEPLLWGHLLIAVGMVIPLIGAMRENAALIRAQTTLSDRLNRHRQSTEVMLDGLPVVVLSLDRQLRVRYANRSASALLGVTRGITVGDPDLEWLERFPPPDRGRLRAAVPVTIDRGTGGWEAVVRVADAGGEVHWLNTQLIPVADPVSGETLVELVATDVSDLFLARRIAEARETRMAFLSNVAQTVAGETENQRILERFLDLGQEVYPITSLLLYRPRPDGTHFAVEAAAGPGIDTLRRLSAASIGTGHPCRLAFRDGMPRAAAISSVAPADLAAKVQDEHGISHVLYLPLLSAGRVVGVVAATTNSEPELDTAEIELLTQVGFLLGGAVFVSQLVRELDDQRAVAMEASRLKSEFLANTSHELRTPLTAILGFLQLVLDGAVEDPAKQLNFLRIAHQSAEKLLTIINDVLDLAKIEAGRLEVHHAPVPARRVLEDVEALFRHQMKGQGLSFTVLPPPEAAVLWADPDRTVQILTNLLSNAMKFTPRGGSIEVGCAAVDGRIAFSVRDTGCGIPEGELEAVFDSFYQVDGSTTRRHGGTGLGLTISRRLAEMMGGTLELESAGDSQGTTARLCLEEYSPEALDAAASRPAADS